From one Planococcus citri chromosome 3, ihPlaCitr1.1, whole genome shotgun sequence genomic stretch:
- the LOC135840940 gene encoding glutaminyl-peptide cyclotransferase-like isoform X2 produces MKMYKKCLTIFFIICGSSIFTIIYIFKPIFQEDLTASYSKKVSVIKDDLIDQYINELAQRNDITEFKRILNPILVERVVGTASHEEVKEYIVREMQSLKWNVEQDSFHDATPNQGKLLFTNVIATNNLSASKFLVFACHYDSKLMNFKFIAATDSAVPCAMLIYFAKVFGSLKKSIPSSIGLKFIFFDGEEAFVSWTATDSVYGARHLASQMEARSNLNQIDLMVLLDLLGDSSPQFYSFFSNTHSQYRKLVTIEKRLKSKNLLAAEKPPTRYFTGTKFFGADIKDDHEPFLVKGVPVLHIIPLPFPNVWHTEFDNENIINYDTVKNLLLIFEVFIVQYLTDAESSFPV; encoded by the exons ATGAAAATGTACAAGAAAtgtctcacaattttttttatcatttgtggatcgtcaatttttacgattatttatatttttaaacctATATTCCAAGAAGATTTAACCGCATCGTATagtaaaaaa GTTAGTGTAATCAAAGATGATCTCATTGATCAGTACATTAACGAATTGGCTCAACGGAATGATATCACCGAATTCAAACGAATTCTCAATCCTATCCTGGTGGAACGTGTTGTTGGCACCGCGAGCCATGAAGAAGTCAAAGAG TATATCGTTCGTGAAATGCAAAGTTTGAAATGGAATGTAGAACAAGACTCTTTTCACGATGCTACGCCAAATCAAGGGAAATTATTATTTACCAATGTTATTGCCACCAACAATCTATCAGCTTCCAAGTTCCTGGTATTTGCTTGCCACTATGATtccaaattgatgaattttaaattcatcgCAGCTACAGACTCGGCAGTTCCTTGCGCTATGTTGATATACTTCGCTAAAGTTTTTGGTAGCTTGAAAAAATCCATACCTTCA TCTATAGgtttgaaattcatattttttgatggcGAAGAAGCTTTTGTTAGTTGGACAGCGACAGATTCAGTCTACGGAGCACGTCATTTAGCTAGTCAAATGGAAGCCAGAAGTAATTTAAATCAAATA GACTTAATGGTGCTGCTGGATTTACTTGGCGACTCGTCACCAcagttttatagttttttttccaacacacaCAGCCAGTATCGTAAGTTGGTAACGATTGAGAAAcgtctaaaatcaaaaaatttattagcgGCGGAAAAACCACCGACTCGGTATTTTACCGGTACTAAATTCTTCGGAGCTGATATCAAAGACGATCACGAACCGTTTTTGGTCaaag gcGTTCCTGTTCTTCATATCATTCCTCTTCCTTTTCCAAACGTTTGGCATACTGAATTCGATAACGAAAACATAATCAATTACGAtactgtgaaaaatttattgttgatCTTCGAAGTGTTCATTGTGCAATATTTGACCGATGCGGAATCGAGCTTTCCTGTTTGA
- the LOC135840938 gene encoding uncharacterized protein LOC135840938 — protein sequence MTKYSTAIPATLILSLFSSVVHGQNHNDRNGKLLKTSNDFQCFSDGLHEDPNDCSVFYRCMDWGESSENSIQSRFTSMKFRCAEGTVFDIERSNCVNIDETSRLECRQLADDVTFSRIFERQAGEPDYGVVQPSSEYNQPYQPPSYNRPGPEEPSEQTPGDSGYGDGSNNEPPSSSTSPPCEADGFFPVPNDCTHFYRCVSSGNGFLKYDFSCGPGTVWDPDNNACNHPWATSRPDCRSGTDGNQGGSETIEISESPETAAQVAEPSSTTTAAPTTNRPTTRPTQTTTSSSYGRPSSTTSSSYGRPTSTTSSSYGRPSSTTSSSYGRPSSAKPSTTTTKRSTAGVSSTTTTTETPDSTSPVTEGSKENSTNTANSCTAEGFFPDEKNCTKFYRCVDEGNGKFTKYEFECAEGTVWDVQETTCNYPHAVQADNCNSTSSESQTSTTAGQSSASTSSSSQTSSRPPTSSTSSSYNRPTSQQSTSSNNQQSSSSQTTSSSSQTSSSSSSSQTTSSSSQTSSSQQTSSSSSSTSSQSSSSNQQTTSSQQSSSSTSSASSQNNTTASNATSTASSNNSSQTSKSDKCEEEGFFPSSENCNKFYRCVSNEAGGFTKYNFNCGPGTVWDPENNVCNHPWAVKDEKCRSGGQGTTPLGESTTESVTSSTQNGTSPLSTPTTEGSKTTTTTPSAETSSQGTTRPAESSSQPSTPPATTTESSSKPTEPSENSNATTTTEPTDGSTTPPSNSTETTTEGGSKNSTKPNNNGIKCEKAGYYPNPKDCKKFYRCVDWDGDKGERFSVYHFDCPEGTIFDPSLNICNHEESVYPPRDCSGSGSQTTDSPSTSKPDNSTTTESPSTTDSSNTTDVTTDISSEPTTLQTTTDASNNTTEPITTGPSETTPQVTTPSESTTKKEPETTTNAITTTPSDTTTPSPATTTQPTTQPTTTEISTTPSSSETCPELGPDQYALVCPTGFRRHPKYCNLFYQCTVSKTMDTKIVILSCVNGTLYDEKKIQCLPPDETKKCEGSMMADARNLKKTDDSVAPITVKSDKPICPNEGLFSYKDDCRLFYKCKKDDQGKLSGFLYQCPEGFAFWSISKRCEKTEKVPCENSKKSPTSWKSTLAPVESRNIGF from the exons ATGACCAAGTATTCCACCGCGATTCCAGCCACGCTTATCCTATCGCTGTTTTCTTCGGTTGTTCATGGACAAA ATCACAATGACCGAAAtggaaaacttttaaaaacatcGAACGATTTCCAATGTTTTTCCGATGGACTTCACGAAGATCCAAACGATTGCTCAGTATTTTACCGTTGTATGGACTGGGGAGAATCGTCTGAAAATTCTATTCAATCGAGGTTCACTTCGATGAAATTTCGATGCGCCGAAGGAACTGTGTTCGATATTGAACGGAGCAATTGTGTGAATATCGATGAAACGTCGCGTTTAGAATGTCGACAATTAGCCGACGACGTAACTTTTAGCCGAATTTTCGAACGTCAAGCCGGTGAACCTGATTATGGAGTTGTACAGCCTTCATCCGAGTACAACCAACCATATCAACCACCTTCTTACAACAGGCCTGGACCTGAAGAGCCTAGTGAACAAACTCCTGGTGATTCAGGGTATGGCGATGGCAGCAATAATGAGCCTCCATCTTCTTCAACATCGCCACCTTGCGAAGCTGATGGATTTTTCCCCGTCCCCAACGACTGTACTCACTTCTACAGATGCGTCAGCAGtggaaatggatttttaaaGTATGATTTTTCTTGCGGGCCTGGAACAGTTTGGGATCCAGATAATAACGCTTGTAATCATCCTTGGGCTACATCGCGACCAGACTGCAGATCAGGTACTGATGGAAATCAAGGTGGATCCGAaacgattgaaatttcagaatcgCCGGAGACAGCGGCACAGGTAGCAGAACCAAGTTCTACAACAACTGCGGCTCCTACTACAAATAGACCTACAACTCGCCCAACTCAAACAACCACATCTTCGTCGTATGGTAGACCGTCGTCGACTACTTCTTCGTCATACGGTAGGCCAACATCAACCACTTCTTCGTCATATGGCAGACCATCATCCACCACCTCTTCATCATATGGTAGGCCATCATCAGCCAAACCCTCGACTACAACGACTAAACGATCAACTGCTGGTGTTTCAAGTACCACAACAACTACAGAAACTCCAGATAGTACTTCGCCTGTAACCGAAGGGTCAAAAGAAAATAGTACTAATACCGCAAATTCGTGTACTGCCGAAGGTTTTTTccccgatgaaaaaaattgtactaaatTCTACAGATGTGTTGACGAGGGTAatggaaaattcaccaaatacgAATTCGAGTGCGCCGAAGGCACCGTATGGGATGTTCAAGAGACTACTTGTAACTATCCACATGCCGTGCAAGCTGATAATTGTAACTCTACTAGCTCAGAATCTCAAACTTCTACTACTGCTGGACAGTCTTCGGCATCGACATCTTCCAGTTCTCAAACATCTAGTCGTCCTCCTACTTCTAGCACATCGTCGTCTTACAATAGGCCTACATCTCAGCAAAGCACTAGTTCAAACAATCAACAATCGTCTTCCAGTCAAACAACCTCAAGCTCGAGTCAAACAAGTTCAAGTTCAAGCTCGAGCCAAACAACCTCGAGTTCAAGTCAGACAAGCTCAAGTCAACAAACCTCTAGTTCCAGTTCCAGCACTTCTAGTCAATCCTCTTCATCCAATCAGCAAACAACTAGTAGTCAGCAATCCAGTAGTTCTACAAGTAGTGCGTCAAGTCAAAACAACACCACTGCAAGTAACGCAACATCCACTGCCTCTTCTAATAACAGCAgccaaacatcaaaaagtgataaatgCGAAGAAGAAGGATTTTTCCCATCATCTGAAAACTGTAATAAGTTTTACAGGTGTGTAAGCAACGAAGCAGGCGGTTTTACGAAGTATAATTTCAATTGTGGCCCCGGAACAGTCTGGGATCCTGAGAATAACGTATGTAATCATCCGTGGGCtgtaaaagatgaaaaatgtagATCAGGTGGACAAGGCACGACTCCATTGGGTGAATCTACCACAGAATCTGTGACATCTTCCACTCAGAATGGTACATCTCCATTATCGACTCCTACGACAGAAGGTTCAAAAACTACCACAACGACTCCATCCGCAGAAACTTCAAGTCAAGGTACAACCCGACCTGCAGAAAGTTCATCTCAACCCAGCACCCCACCCGCTACCACGACAGAAAGTTCATCTAAACCTACAGAACCCTCAGAAAACAGCAATGCTACTACGACTACTGAGCCAACAGACGGTTCCACAACTCCTCCATCTAATTCAACCGAGACCACCACTGAAGGCGGATCTAAAAATTCTACGAAGCCGAACAACAATGGAATAAAATGCGAAAAAGCCGGATATTATCCGAATCCAAAAGACtgcaaaaaattctacagaTGTGTAGACTGGGATGGCGACAAAGGTGAACGATTTTCAGTGTATCATTTTGATTGTCCAGAGGGAACAATTTTCGATCCCAGCTTAAATATCTGTAATCACGAAGAATCTGTATACCCACCGCGAGACTGCTCAGGTAGTGGTTCTCAAACAACAGATTCGCCATCCACATCGAAGCCCGACAACAGTACAACCACCGAATCTCCGAGTACAACTGACAGCAGTAACACAACCGATGTTACTACTGATATTTCCAGTGAACCTACTACTCTGCAAACAACAACTGATGCATCAAATAATACTACCGAGCCAATAACTACAGGGCCAAGTGAAACAACCCCTCAGGTGACCACACCGTCTGAATCAACGACGAAAAAAGAACCCGAAACTACTACTAATGCCATCACAACAACTCCCTCAGACACAACTACTCCTTCACCAGCAACCACTACTCAACCAACAACTCAACCTACAACTACAGAAATCTCAACTACGCCTTCATCAAGTGAAACGTGCCCTGAACTTGGACCCGACCAATATGCTTTGGTGTGTCCCACTGGATTCCGCCGCCATCCTAAATATTGTAACCTCTTCTATCAATGCACCGTTTCCAAAACTATGGATACCAAAATAGTCATATTATCCTGTGTAAATGGCACACTTTacgatgaaaagaaaattcagtGTTTACCTCCAG ACGAAACTAAGAAATGTGAAGGTAGCATGATGGCAGATGCcaggaacttgaaaaaaacagaTGATTCAGTTGCTCCA aTCACAGTGAAATCTGACAAACCAATATGTCCAAACGAGGGATTATTTTCGTATAAAGATGACTGCAGATTGTTTTATAAATGTAAAAAAGACGATCAAGGAAAACTGAGCg GTTTCTTATACCAGTGCCCAGAAGGGTTCGCTTTCTGGAGTATTTCGAAGCGGTGCGAAAAGACAGAAAAAGTGCCATGTGAAAACTCAAAGAAATCACCCACATCGTGGAAGTCAACCTTGGCTCCGGTAGAAAGTAGAAATATTGGTTTTTAG
- the LOC135840939 gene encoding protein HGV2-like, giving the protein MDQDEKDVGATVAETTVPLSTKSSDEVANKEPVKPVVSSENENNSKTDESAAPSQNETSTNGTNGLANNHDVAKNTEGNVDDITDAMMENLQENFNQDVDSMVSLMESAEDFMFESEDKQLNIKAAIEANKLKKEQESKSVINSDKSEAYSLLAQGKRNLFVKDYESAVTTLGEACQKLNAIYGDFAVELADAYMTYGNALLELWRVEEADRKNNDTELAETGEDGQEENDDEQGDGDNAEEKDADESENKSDENKETEEGAEDKDDEENEGEKNEDGEEDIENEDDNLQIAWEVVELAKQIYDRHNDNVNLAKSYLKLGEISIASANYELAIDDLNRSLEIQKNISPVDTRLKANTHFNLYTAYSASHNYDKSAEQLDTAKSVFESQVHDLNQKLKTIDKSNASEKTKIMKEISDTEEVIKDMDSRLLENNKHKREFMTALFEAIKNKTPEESSQAGSSNNLQSGSSSNNLLGGASSNNLLGGASSNNLLGGASSSNVPVNNISHLIHKKPKQKVEPAADKNSSEAKQNTVTLNGESSTKDETVPSSVSESPADATNTSDEKNHDQAVNERKRKLSESCDSSPKKVCLKSK; this is encoded by the exons ATGGATCAAGATGAGAAAG atgttgGTGCAACTGTGGCCGAAACGACGGTACCTTTATCCACAAAGTCTAGCGATGAAGTAGCTAATAAAGAACCTGTTAAACCAGTCGTATCAtcggaaaatgaaaacaactcGAAAACCGACGAATCCGCCGCACCTTCTCAGAACGAAACTTCGACCAACGGTACCAACGGCTTAGCAAACAATCACGACGTTGCTAAAAACACCGAAGGAAATGTCGATGACATTACTGATGCGATGATGGAAAACCTGCAAGAGAATTTCAATCAAGATGTCGATAGCATGGTTAGTTTGATGGAATCAGCCGAAGATTTTATGTTTGAATCGGAAGACAAACAGTTGAACATTAAAGCCGCTATCGAAGCTAACAAACttaaaaaagaacaagaaaGTAAAAGCGTTATAAATTCGGATAAATCGGAAGCGTACAGTTTACTCGCTCAAGGGAAACGTAATTTATTTGTGAAAGATTACGAATCGGCGGTGACAACGTTGGGAGAAGCGTGCCAGAAACTCAATGCTATATACGGCGATTTCGCGGTCGAATTAGCGGACGCTTATATGACTTACGGTAATGCTTTGCTGGAGTTATGGCGTGTCGAAGAAGCTGATAGAAAAAATAACGATACGGAATTAGCCGAGACCGGCGAAGATGGTCAAGAAGAAAACGACGACGAACAAGGTGACGGAGATAACGCCGAAGAAAAAGATGCCGACGAAAGCGAAAACAAATCCGATGAAAATAAAGAAACCGAAGAAGGCGCCGAGGATAAAGATGACGAAGAAAACGAAGGAGAGAAAAATGAAGATGGCGAAGAAGATATCGAGAACGAAGATGACAATTTACAAATCGCTTGGGAAGTCGTCGAACTTGCTAAACAAATCTATGATCGTCATAATGATAACGTTAATTTAGCAAAGTCGTATTTGAAATTAGGCGAAATAAGTATCGCTTCTGCAAATTACGAATTAGCCATCGATGATTTGAACAGAAGTTTAGAAATTCAGAAGAATATTAGTCCCGTCGATACCCGTCTCAAAGCTAATACGCATTTTAATTTATACACAGCTTATTCCGCATCTCATAACTACGACAAATCTGCCGAACAGCTGGATACCGCCAAATCAGTATTTGAAAGCCAAGTCCACgatttaaaccaaaaattgaaaactatcgaTAAAAGTAACGCCtcagaaaaaacgaaaattatgaAAGAAATTAGCGATACTGAAGAAGTCATCAAAGATATGGATTCTAGACTACTTGAGAATAATAAACACAAACGAGAATTCATGACAGCTCTTTTCGAagccattaaaaataaaactcccGAGGAGAGCAGTCAGGCCGGTAGCTCAAATAACTTGCAAAGCGGTTCAAGTTCCAACAATTTACTCGGTGGTGCAAGTTCCAACAATTTACTCGGCGGTGCGAGTTCCAACAATTTACTCGGCGGTGCGAGTTCTAGCAACGTTCCAGTCAATAATATTAGTCATTTAATCCACAAAAAGCCTAAACAAAAAGTCGAACCTGCTGCAGACAAGAATTCATCCGAAGCTAAACAAAATACTGTCACTTTGAATGGAGAATCTTCGACCAAAGACGAAACTGTACCAAGTAGTGTTTCCGAATCTCCTGCCGATGCTACGAATACGAGTGATGAGAAAAATCACGATCAAGCAGTAAACGAAAGGAAGCGTAAATTGAGTGAAAGTTGCGACAGTAGTCCTAAAAAAGTGTGTctcaaatcaaaataa
- the ND-PDSW gene encoding NADH dehydrogenase [ubiquinone] 1 beta subcomplex subunit 10: MAEFDRKNYTLLHRDWETYPPRNIIEKGVLLSQKVFVQPMIYLKKNLITPNQQTYYWYHRKYQRVPTIDQCYDYDALCHFEAERQIIRDMKVDSKILSLLFARFDECVLWEGHEKEKCRPLLDAYRENETNWFIKYGDIGQGPQYARKVFMKQKHRMLWERRHGPVGTGKKQRNYHPDGTPYYK, from the exons ATGGCGGAATTCGACCGTAAGAATTATACTCTTCTTCACCGCGACTGGGAAACTTATCCTCCCCGAAACATTATAGAGAAAGGTGTTTTATTGAGTCAGAAAGTGTTCGTGCAGCCTATGATATACTTGAAAA AAAATCTAATCACACCAAATCAGCAAACCTATTACTGGTACCACAGAAAATATCAAAGAGTACCCACAATTGATCAATGTTACGATTATGATGctttatgtcattttgaagcGGAGCGGCAAATTATTCGCGACAT GAAAGTTGATTCTAAGATTCTCAGCTTATTGTTTGCCCGATTTGATGAATGTGTACTCTGGGAAGGGCACGAAAAAGAGAAATGTCGTCCTTTGTTGGACGCGTACAGAGAAAACGAAACTAATTGGTTTATAAAAT ATGGTGATATTGGTCAAGGACCGCAGTACGCGCGTAAAGTTTTTATGAAGCAAAAACATCGTATGTTATGGGAACGTCGTCATGGACCAGTAGGAACTGGTAAAAAACAGAGAAATTATCATCCCGATGGTACTCCATATTATAAATAA
- the LOC135840940 gene encoding glutaminyl-peptide cyclotransferase-like isoform X1: protein MRPSEKEVCFKMMLAVLLVFGAVGLVELQSIHRNNVGSRSRFSNVSVIKDDLIDQYINELAQRNDITEFKRILNPILVERVVGTASHEEVKEYIVREMQSLKWNVEQDSFHDATPNQGKLLFTNVIATNNLSASKFLVFACHYDSKLMNFKFIAATDSAVPCAMLIYFAKVFGSLKKSIPSSIGLKFIFFDGEEAFVSWTATDSVYGARHLASQMEARSNLNQIDLMVLLDLLGDSSPQFYSFFSNTHSQYRKLVTIEKRLKSKNLLAAEKPPTRYFTGTKFFGADIKDDHEPFLVKGVPVLHIIPLPFPNVWHTEFDNENIINYDTVKNLLLIFEVFIVQYLTDAESSFPV, encoded by the exons ATGCGACCGAGTGAAAAAGAAGTGTGTTTCAAGATGATGCTGGCGGTACTGTTAGTTTTTGGAGCTGTTGGTTTGGTGGAATTGCAATCAATACATCGGAATAATGTTGGTTCTCGATCCAGATTTTCCAAC GTTAGTGTAATCAAAGATGATCTCATTGATCAGTACATTAACGAATTGGCTCAACGGAATGATATCACCGAATTCAAACGAATTCTCAATCCTATCCTGGTGGAACGTGTTGTTGGCACCGCGAGCCATGAAGAAGTCAAAGAG TATATCGTTCGTGAAATGCAAAGTTTGAAATGGAATGTAGAACAAGACTCTTTTCACGATGCTACGCCAAATCAAGGGAAATTATTATTTACCAATGTTATTGCCACCAACAATCTATCAGCTTCCAAGTTCCTGGTATTTGCTTGCCACTATGATtccaaattgatgaattttaaattcatcgCAGCTACAGACTCGGCAGTTCCTTGCGCTATGTTGATATACTTCGCTAAAGTTTTTGGTAGCTTGAAAAAATCCATACCTTCA TCTATAGgtttgaaattcatattttttgatggcGAAGAAGCTTTTGTTAGTTGGACAGCGACAGATTCAGTCTACGGAGCACGTCATTTAGCTAGTCAAATGGAAGCCAGAAGTAATTTAAATCAAATA GACTTAATGGTGCTGCTGGATTTACTTGGCGACTCGTCACCAcagttttatagttttttttccaacacacaCAGCCAGTATCGTAAGTTGGTAACGATTGAGAAAcgtctaaaatcaaaaaatttattagcgGCGGAAAAACCACCGACTCGGTATTTTACCGGTACTAAATTCTTCGGAGCTGATATCAAAGACGATCACGAACCGTTTTTGGTCaaag gcGTTCCTGTTCTTCATATCATTCCTCTTCCTTTTCCAAACGTTTGGCATACTGAATTCGATAACGAAAACATAATCAATTACGAtactgtgaaaaatttattgttgatCTTCGAAGTGTTCATTGTGCAATATTTGACCGATGCGGAATCGAGCTTTCCTGTTTGA